A region of Lycium barbarum isolate Lr01 chromosome 1, ASM1917538v2, whole genome shotgun sequence DNA encodes the following proteins:
- the LOC132611575 gene encoding filament-like plant protein encodes MDKRNWLWKRRPSEKSLGETESSGSLSSHSERHSDEQDPLKKTPDNDSQSPEVTSKAATIGHEAKESPKKLIEKLSAALVNVSAKEDLVKQHAKVAEEAVAGWEKSENEVAVLKQQLEAAEQQNLTLDVRVNHLNGALKECVRQLRQARDEQEQRIQETVVEKEKEWESEKAALENQLLELQSRTDSPVCTDPNVLVRLECLEKENTALKLDLSSQSEELQIMIIERNLSTQAAESASKQQLETIKKVTKLEAECRRLQALVHKSSLLSGQRSFESFSYSQSGSGERLKTVDIDSHMMSKPETSKPEQSCSDSWASALIAELDQFKNEKAMPKTLAARSLEIDMMDDFLEMERLAAVSETANQTSSVTSDDVANDSSTETISQRVAELEQKLEKIEAEKAELENALSESQDAFKASNLQLKEAQIKLEELQKELDAVNESKELLEFQLFGLEVEARTMSTDIESLKTEVERERSLSSDKETKCQELENELKIKSQEFERERSLSSDKETMCQELENELRRKSQEFERERSLSSDKETKCQELENELRIKSQEVERERCLSSDKEIKCQELENELRRKAQEFELQQASSSNCESKIKQEDLAVAADKLAECQKTIASLGKQLQSLATLEDFLIDTANLPGFSGGGSVVAGASGEEWKLHVNETFTPKCNSDTSKIENPSNSNGNEGESSSSSSSSTSSVTQVTISKSRNGFGKLFSRSKSGIQL; translated from the exons ATGGATAAGAGGAATTGGTTGTGGAAAAGGAGACCTTCTGAGAAGAGCCTTGGTGAAACTGAGAGTTCTGGTTCATTATCTTCACATTCAGAGAGACATTCTGATGAACAG GATCCATTAAAAAAAACTCCAGATAATGACAGCCAATCACCGGAAGTAACCTCAAAAGCTGCAACTATTGGGCATGAAGCCAAGGAAAGTCCAAAGAAGCTGATAGAGAAGTTATCAGCTGCTCTAGTTAATGTTAGTGCAAAAGAAGACTTAGTTAAGCAACATGCTAAAGTGGCAGAAGAAGCCGTTGCGG GTTGGGAAAAGTCAGAAAATGAGGTTGCAGTTCTAAAGCAGCAACTTGAGGCAGCTGAGCAGCAGAACTTGACTTTGGATGTTCGCGTCAACCATCTTAATGGTGCTCTGAAGGAATGTGTCAGGCAGCTGAGACAAGCTAGAGATGAGCAGGAGCAAAGAATTCAAGAGACTGTAGTAGAGAAGGAAAAAGAATGGGAGTCCGAAAAAGCTGCACTTGAAAATCAGCTACTTGAGCTCCAGAGTAGAACTGATTCTCCTGTTTGTACTGATCCGAACGTTCTTGTCAGGCTCGAGTGTCTAGAGAAGGAGAACACGGCTCTCAAACTTGACCTTTCTTCTCAGTCAGAGGAGTTGCAAATTATGATCATAGAAAGGAACTTGAGCACCCAAGCTGCAGAATCTGCTAGCAAGCAGCAGCTAGAAACCATAAAAAAGGTGACCAAGCTTGAAGCTGAATGCCGAAGACTACAAGCCTTGGTTCACAAATCATCCCTACTTAGTGGACAAAGATCCTTTGAGTCTTTCAGCTATAGTCAATCTGGCAGTGGAGAGCGACTGAAGACAGTCGATATTGATAGCCACATGATGAGCAAACCGGAAACAAGTAAACCTGAACAAAGTTGTTCTGACTCATGGGCATCAGCACTAATTGCTGAGCTCGATCAATTTAAGAATGAAAAAGCTATGCCTAAAACTCTTGCTGCCCGGTCTTTGGAAATAGACATGATGGACGACTTCTTGGAGATGGAGAGACTCGCTGCAGTATCTGAAACTGCGAATCAAACCTCTTCAGTTACATCTGATGATGTTGCCAATGACTCATCTACTGAGACCATTTCACAAAGGGTGGCTGAATTAGAGCAAAAGCTGGAGAAGATTGAAGCAGAGAAAGCTGAACTGGAGAATGCTTTAAGTGAGAGCCAAGATGCCTTTAAGGCGTCCAACTTGCAGCTTAAGGAAGCTCAAATCAAGTTAGAAGAGCTACAGAAGGAGCTAGATGCAGTGAATGAGTCAAAAGAGTTGCTTGAGTTTCAACTCTTTGGGCTGGAAGTAGAAGCACGGACTATGTCTACAGACATTGAATCTTTAAAGACAGAAGTCGAAAGAGAACGGTCCTTGTCATCTGATAAGGAAACTAAGTGCCAGGAATTGGAAAATGAACTAAAAATAAAATCCCAAGAATTTGAACGAGAACGATCCTTGTCATCTGATAAAGAAACTATGTGCCAGGAATTGGAAAATGAACTAAGAAGAAAATCCCAGGAATTTGAACGAGAACGATCCTTGTCATCCGATAAAGAAACTAAGTGTCAGGAATTGGAAAATGAACTAAGAATAAAATCCCAGGAAGTCGAAAGAGAACGATGCTTGTCATCTGATAAGGAAATTAAGTGCCAGGAATTGGAAAATGAACTAAGAAGAAAAGCCCAGGAATTTGAACTTCAGCAAGCTTCCAGTTCAAATTGTGAATCAAAAATAAAACAG GAAGATTTAGCTGTAGCTGCTGACAAGCTTGCAGAATGCCAGAAAACAATCGCATCTCTTGGAAAGCAGCTTCAATCACTAGCTACTTTAGAAGATTTCTTGATAGACACAGCAAATCTTCCTGGATTTTCTGGGGGAGGATCAGTTGTGGCTGGAGCTAGTGGAGAGGAATGGAAGTTGCATGTAAATGAGACATTTACCCCGAAATGCAATTCAGATACTTCAAAGATTGAGAATCCTAGTAATTCTAATGGAAATGAAGGAGAATCATCCTCTTCTTCGTCATCATCTACTTCATCAGTTACTCAGGTGACAATTTCCAAAAGTAGAAATGGTTTTGGAAAGTTGTTTTCTCGAAGTAAGAGTGGAATTCAACTCTAA
- the LOC132641392 gene encoding photosystem II 22 kDa protein, chloroplastic produces MAQTMLLTANAKVDLRSKESLVDRLKPTPLSSFFLPSLPLKFSSSSVSTSSSNFTSTTVALFKSKAKAPAKKVEPKSKEKVEDGIFGTSGGIGFTKQNELFVGRVAMIGFAASLLGEAITGKGILSQLNLETGIPIYEAEPLLLFFILFNLLGAIGALGDRGKFVDDPAPPTGLEKAVIPPGKSFKSALGLREGGPLFGFTKANELFVGRLAQLGIAFSIIGEIITGKGALAQLNFETGVPINEIEPLLLFNIAFFFFAAINPGTGKFITDEEED; encoded by the exons ATGGCTCAAACAATGTTGTTGACAGCCAATGCCAAAGTTGATTTAAGGAGTAAAGAATCTTTAGTTGATAGACTAAAACCTACGCCTTTGTCTTCTTTCTTCTTGCCTTCTCTTCCTTTGAAATTTTCTTCATCTTCTGTTTCTACTTCTTCTTCAAATTTCACAAGTACTACTGTTGCTCTATTCAAGTCAAAAGCCAAAGCTCCTGCCAAAAAG GTTGAACCAAAGTCAAAGGAGAAGGTTGAGGACGGAATTTTCGGAACCTCAGGAGGAATTGGTTTCACTAAGCAAAATGAGCTCTTTGTTGGTCGTGTTGCTATGATTGGTTTTGCG gcaTCTTTGTTGggagaagcaataacaggaaagGGTATTTTGTCACAATTGAATCTTGAAACTGGAATTCCAATCTATGAAGCAGAGCCACTTCTATTGTTCTTCATCCTATTCAATCTTCTTGGAGCTATTGGAGCTTTGGGAGACAGAGGCAAATTTGTTGATGACCCTGCCCCTCCAACTGGTCTTGAAAAGGCTGTTATCCCTCCTGGCAAAAGCTTTAAGTCTGCTTTGGGACTCAGGGAAGGAG GTCCATTGTTTGGATTCACAAAGGCAAATGAGCTGTTTGTAGGAAGATTGGCACAACTTGGAATTGCATTCTCCATTATAGGAGAAATTATCACAGGGAAAGGAGCATTGGCACAACTGAACTTTGAGACAGGTGTCCCAATCAATGAGATAGAGCCCCTTTTGTTGTTTAACATTGCCTTCTTCTTCTTTGCTGCCATTAATCCTGGAACTGGCAAATTTATCACCGATGAGGAAGAAGACTGA